Proteins encoded by one window of Chromobacterium violaceum ATCC 12472:
- a CDS encoding EAL and HDOD domain-containing protein, translating into MMTTNTAFIGRQPVLNRNQQLIGYELLFRPSGDAIGVGRHTELQADTDVLVNTLNNMGTSWLIGNKLAFINVGETMLNSEFLELLPPRRIILDLSPRIVPSNELLSRARHLRSMGFGIALDDFSFESPAAAFLELANYVKLDIQNQDTTRFQMLAARLRSYPLIRIAERVETHAQFHLCKELGMDGFQGYYFARPETLAAKVIHPAFSNTLELLNLLRMDADIRDIEQVLKRDVALSYKLLRYVNSAAAGLNTTISSFSHAVTVLGYQKLYRWLTLLLVTASDDNNAPPALQKTAVTRGRFMELLGVELGERHDVNDNLFIVGLFSLLDVLFDMPMDKIIEHLQLPPQVMDALLHERGAISLYLKLARACEDGTLDGVPQLCDQLGLSSEQLNQAHISALAWVEELGL; encoded by the coding sequence ATGATGACCACCAACACCGCCTTCATCGGAAGGCAGCCGGTATTGAACCGCAACCAGCAGCTCATAGGTTATGAGCTGCTTTTTCGTCCCAGCGGGGACGCCATCGGCGTGGGCCGCCATACCGAACTCCAGGCCGACACCGATGTGCTGGTGAATACGCTGAACAATATGGGCACCAGCTGGCTGATAGGCAACAAGCTGGCGTTCATCAATGTCGGCGAGACCATGCTGAACAGCGAATTCCTGGAACTGCTGCCGCCCCGGCGCATCATTCTGGACCTGTCGCCGCGCATCGTGCCCAGCAATGAGCTGTTGTCCCGCGCCCGCCACCTGCGTTCGATGGGCTTCGGCATCGCGCTGGACGACTTCAGCTTCGAATCCCCGGCCGCCGCCTTTCTCGAACTCGCCAACTACGTCAAGCTGGACATCCAGAACCAGGACACCACCCGTTTCCAGATGCTGGCCGCGCGGCTGCGCAGCTATCCGCTGATCCGCATCGCCGAACGGGTGGAAACCCACGCCCAGTTCCATCTGTGCAAGGAACTGGGCATGGACGGCTTCCAGGGCTATTACTTCGCCCGTCCGGAGACGCTGGCGGCCAAGGTGATCCATCCCGCCTTCAGCAACACGCTGGAGCTGCTGAACCTGCTGCGCATGGACGCCGACATCCGCGACATCGAGCAGGTGCTGAAACGCGATGTCGCCCTGTCCTACAAGCTGCTGCGCTACGTCAACTCCGCCGCGGCCGGCCTCAACACCACGATCAGCTCCTTTTCCCATGCCGTCACCGTGCTGGGCTACCAGAAGCTCTACCGCTGGCTGACCTTGCTGCTGGTCACGGCCTCGGACGACAACAACGCCCCGCCCGCGCTGCAGAAAACCGCCGTCACCCGGGGCCGCTTCATGGAACTGCTGGGCGTGGAGCTGGGCGAGCGCCACGACGTCAACGACAATCTGTTCATCGTCGGCCTGTTCAGCCTGCTGGACGTGCTGTTCGACATGCCGATGGACAAAATCATCGAGCACCTGCAGCTCCCGCCCCAGGTCATGGACGCCTTGCTGCACGAACGCGGCGCGATCAGCCTCTACCTGAAGCTGGCGCGCGCCTGCGAGGACGGGACGCTCGACGGCGTGCCGCAGCTATGCGATCAACTGGGCCTGTCCAGCGAGCAGCTGAACCAGGCCCACATCTCCGCGCTCGCCTGGGTGGAGGAACTCGGCTTATAA
- the tsaB gene encoding tRNA (adenosine(37)-N6)-threonylcarbamoyltransferase complex dimerization subunit type 1 TsaB produces MKLLALDTSTTYLSLALSVGGDTLAFHQCVEQKHAERTLPEVSRLLAEAGVALGELDGIVFGQGPGSFTGLRIACGIAQGLAYSADLPVTAIPTLDNLAWQAGEGVVQVCFDARMQQVYSALYRTGADWERLGPISVVSPEDVRLPEDATLLAGDGFDSYPQLLADARRALPLSPHPRPHAAAYIRLAESGRYPARHPREAELLYVRNKVALTSVEQQQARSR; encoded by the coding sequence ATGAAACTGTTAGCCCTGGACACCTCCACCACCTATCTGTCGCTGGCCCTGAGCGTCGGCGGCGACACGCTCGCCTTCCACCAGTGCGTGGAACAGAAGCATGCCGAACGCACGCTGCCAGAAGTGTCGCGCCTGCTCGCCGAAGCCGGCGTCGCGCTGGGCGAGCTGGATGGCATCGTGTTCGGACAGGGTCCCGGCTCATTCACCGGACTGCGCATCGCTTGCGGCATCGCCCAAGGCCTGGCCTACTCCGCCGACCTGCCCGTCACCGCTATTCCGACGCTGGACAACCTTGCCTGGCAGGCTGGCGAAGGTGTGGTCCAGGTCTGTTTCGACGCCCGCATGCAACAGGTTTACAGCGCGCTGTACCGCACCGGCGCCGACTGGGAACGGCTAGGCCCGATCTCCGTCGTCTCGCCCGAGGACGTGCGCCTGCCGGAAGACGCCACGCTGCTGGCCGGCGACGGCTTCGACAGCTACCCGCAACTGCTGGCCGACGCGCGCCGGGCGCTGCCGCTGTCGCCGCACCCGCGCCCGCACGCCGCCGCCTACATCCGCCTGGCCGAAAGCGGCCGCTATCCGGCGCGACATCCGCGCGAAGCCGAGCTGCTCTATGTGCGCAACAAGGTGGCGCTGACCTCGGTCGAACAACAGCAGGCGCGCAGCCGATGA
- the rimI gene encoding ribosomal protein S18-alanine N-acetyltransferase translates to MSTVRLFRPADPQPLADLEQQATPHPWRVGQYRDSLAAGYPCYGLFGDDGSLMGFALIMRVLDEAEILNIVIAKAHQGQGFGQQLMQAMLQNLREDCCRRLFLEVRESNAPARRLYQRCGFHQCGLRKNYYPISGGREHAILMEASL, encoded by the coding sequence ATGAGCACGGTCCGCCTGTTCAGGCCCGCCGATCCCCAGCCGCTGGCCGATCTGGAGCAACAGGCCACGCCGCACCCATGGCGCGTCGGCCAGTACCGCGACAGCCTGGCCGCCGGCTACCCCTGTTACGGCCTGTTCGGCGATGACGGCTCGCTGATGGGCTTCGCGCTGATCATGCGCGTGCTGGACGAGGCGGAAATCCTCAACATTGTGATCGCCAAGGCGCACCAGGGCCAGGGCTTCGGCCAGCAACTGATGCAGGCCATGCTGCAGAACCTGCGTGAAGACTGCTGCCGCCGGCTGTTTCTGGAAGTGCGGGAAAGCAATGCCCCGGCGCGCAGGCTCTACCAACGCTGCGGCTTCCATCAATGCGGGTTGCGCAAGAATTATTACCCGATCAGCGGCGGCCGCGAACACGCGATCCTGATGGAGGCGTCGCTATGA
- a CDS encoding uracil-DNA glycosylase, with translation MSRASLLQQEMGLGPAWMARGGWFEQHPAQRLREQTQADDAESGMPDPALEPRSLIPAPQETASVAPPASNFSPPEQPQPAAEPLRAEVATESPLLDWPQLQRKVSDCQDCRLCETRTQTVFGRGNPQARWMLIGEAPGENEDRQGLPFVGRAGQLLDNMLSAAGLDREQDVYIANVLKCRPPGNRNPAPDEIAACNGYLLQQIRHIQPTLIVALGRFAAQTLLETESSIGRLRGKVHRYQGLPLVVSYHPAYLLRNQPDKAKAWQDLLLARKVFLQASS, from the coding sequence ATGAGCCGCGCCAGCCTGCTGCAACAGGAAATGGGCCTGGGGCCGGCCTGGATGGCGCGTGGAGGGTGGTTCGAACAACACCCGGCGCAGCGGCTGCGCGAACAGACGCAGGCGGACGATGCGGAATCAGGCATGCCCGATCCCGCCCTGGAGCCGCGCTCGCTCATCCCAGCCCCGCAGGAGACCGCCTCGGTCGCTCCGCCGGCTTCCAACTTCTCGCCCCCTGAGCAACCGCAGCCGGCGGCGGAGCCGCTGCGCGCCGAAGTCGCAACAGAATCCCCGCTGTTGGACTGGCCGCAACTGCAGCGCAAGGTGTCCGACTGCCAGGACTGCCGCCTGTGCGAGACTCGCACCCAGACGGTGTTCGGCCGCGGCAATCCGCAAGCCCGCTGGATGCTGATAGGAGAAGCGCCGGGCGAGAACGAGGACCGGCAAGGCCTGCCTTTCGTCGGCCGCGCCGGCCAGTTGCTGGACAATATGCTGTCGGCCGCCGGCCTGGACCGGGAGCAGGATGTCTATATCGCCAACGTGCTCAAATGCCGCCCGCCAGGCAACCGCAATCCCGCGCCGGACGAAATCGCCGCCTGCAACGGCTACCTGCTGCAGCAGATCCGGCATATCCAGCCGACCCTGATCGTCGCGTTGGGCCGCTTCGCCGCCCAGACGCTGCTTGAGACCGAGAGCTCCATCGGCCGGCTGCGCGGCAAGGTGCACCGCTATCAAGGGCTACCGCTGGTGGTCAGCTACCATCCCGCCTACCTGCTGCGCAACCAACCCGACAAGGCCAAAGCCTGGCAGGATCTGCTGCTGGCCCGCAAGGTATTCCTTCAAGCCAGTTCCTGA
- the rpmG gene encoding 50S ribosomal protein L33, translating to MRDKIKLESSAGTGHFYTTTKNKRTMPEKMEIKKFDPVARKHVLYKETKLK from the coding sequence ATGCGCGACAAGATCAAGCTGGAATCCAGCGCTGGCACCGGCCACTTCTACACCACCACCAAGAACAAGCGCACCATGCCGGAAAAGATGGAGATCAAGAAGTTCGATCCCGTCGCCCGCAAGCACGTTCTGTACAAAGAAACCAAGCTGAAATAA
- the rpmB gene encoding 50S ribosomal protein L28, protein MARVCKVTGKRPMTGNNVSHANNKTKRRFLPNLQYRKFWVESENRWVRLRVSNAALRTIDKVGIDVVLADLRARGEI, encoded by the coding sequence ATGGCGCGTGTTTGCAAAGTCACCGGCAAGCGTCCGATGACCGGGAACAACGTTTCCCACGCCAACAACAAGACTAAACGTCGTTTCCTGCCGAACCTGCAATATCGCAAGTTCTGGGTGGAAAGCGAAAACCGCTGGGTGCGCCTGCGCGTATCCAACGCTGCACTGCGTACCATCGACAAGGTGGGCATCGATGTAGTGCTGGCTGATCTGCGCGCTCGCGGCGAGATCTAA
- a CDS encoding CTP synthase has product MTKYIFVTGGVVSSLGKGIAAASIAAILESRGLKVTMLKLDPYINVDPGTMSPFQHGEVFVTEDGAETDLDLGHYERFIHAKMKKSNNFTTGQVYESVITKERRGDYLGGTVQVIPHITDEIKLKMGEGAADADVAIVEIGGTVGDIESLPFLEAIRQMRSNHGRKNTLYVHLSYVPYIATAGEIKTKPTQHSVKELREIGIQPDILLCRMDRELPEDEKRKIALFCNVEENAVIGCYDSDSIYKVPGMLHAQGIDDIIAEQLQLDLPQADLSAWDRIIDAIEKPDHAIKIAMVGKYVDLTESYKSLTEALKHAGIHTRTKVDIIYVDSEEIERDGAESLRDMDAILVPGGFGKRGVEGKIKAVKFARENDIPYLGICLGMQIALIEYARDVAGMAGANSTEFDLDTNFPVVALIDEWVNHDGKIEKRDENSNMGGTMRLGGQQCDLVPGSLAARVYGSTEITERHRHRYEVNNYYIQRLEQAGLTISGRSAGHEKLVETIELTGHRWFFACQFHPEFTSTPRDGHPLFIAYVKAALAHQADKQAS; this is encoded by the coding sequence ATGACCAAGTACATCTTCGTAACCGGTGGCGTGGTGTCCTCCCTGGGCAAGGGCATTGCCGCTGCGTCCATCGCCGCGATCCTCGAATCCCGCGGGCTGAAAGTCACCATGCTGAAGCTCGATCCCTATATCAACGTCGACCCGGGCACGATGAGCCCCTTCCAGCACGGCGAGGTGTTCGTCACCGAAGACGGCGCGGAAACCGACCTTGACCTCGGCCACTACGAGCGCTTCATCCACGCCAAGATGAAGAAGAGCAACAACTTCACCACCGGCCAGGTGTACGAATCGGTCATCACCAAGGAGCGCCGCGGCGACTACCTGGGCGGCACCGTGCAGGTCATCCCGCACATCACCGACGAAATCAAGCTGAAAATGGGCGAAGGCGCGGCTGACGCCGACGTCGCCATCGTCGAGATCGGCGGCACCGTCGGCGACATCGAATCGCTGCCCTTCCTGGAAGCCATCCGCCAGATGCGCTCCAACCACGGCCGCAAGAACACGCTCTACGTGCACCTCTCCTACGTGCCCTACATCGCCACCGCCGGCGAAATCAAGACCAAGCCGACCCAGCACTCGGTGAAGGAGCTGCGCGAGATCGGCATCCAGCCGGACATCCTGCTGTGCCGGATGGACCGCGAGCTGCCGGAGGACGAAAAGCGCAAGATCGCGCTGTTCTGCAACGTGGAAGAGAACGCGGTGATCGGCTGTTACGACTCCGACTCCATCTACAAGGTGCCGGGCATGCTGCACGCCCAGGGCATCGACGACATCATCGCCGAACAGCTGCAACTGGACCTGCCCCAGGCCGACCTGTCCGCCTGGGACCGCATCATCGACGCGATCGAAAAGCCGGACCACGCGATCAAGATCGCGATGGTGGGCAAGTACGTCGATCTGACCGAATCGTACAAATCGCTGACCGAAGCGCTGAAGCACGCCGGCATCCACACCCGCACCAAGGTCGACATCATTTACGTCGACTCCGAGGAAATCGAGCGCGACGGCGCCGAGTCTCTGCGCGACATGGACGCCATCCTGGTGCCGGGCGGCTTCGGCAAGCGCGGCGTGGAAGGCAAGATCAAGGCGGTGAAATTCGCCCGCGAGAACGACATCCCCTACCTGGGCATCTGCCTGGGCATGCAGATCGCGCTGATCGAATACGCCCGCGACGTGGCCGGCATGGCCGGCGCCAACTCCACCGAGTTCGACCTGGACACCAACTTCCCGGTGGTGGCGCTGATCGACGAGTGGGTGAACCACGACGGCAAGATCGAGAAGCGCGACGAGAACTCCAATATGGGCGGCACCATGCGCCTGGGCGGCCAGCAGTGCGACCTGGTTCCCGGCTCGCTGGCCGCGCGCGTCTACGGCAGCACAGAGATCACCGAGCGCCACCGCCACCGCTACGAGGTCAACAACTACTACATCCAGCGCCTGGAACAGGCCGGCCTGACCATCAGCGGCCGCTCCGCCGGCCACGAGAAGCTGGTCGAGACCATCGAGCTGACGGGCCACCGCTGGTTCTTCGCCTGCCAGTTCCACCCGGAATTCACCTCCACCCCGCGTGACGGCCATCCGCTGTTCATCGCCTACGTGAAGGCCGCGCTGGCGCACCAGGCCGACAAGCAGGCCAGCTGA
- the ftsB gene encoding cell division protein FtsB — protein sequence MRWLTVTLVTVILALQWPLWFGKGSWLRVWQLDKQLQEQRATTQKLVARNAALDAEVRDLKQGSDAIEERARNELGMIRNGEVFFQLLDPSKNPSRASHR from the coding sequence ATGCGCTGGCTGACCGTGACCCTGGTAACCGTGATCCTCGCCCTGCAATGGCCGCTTTGGTTCGGCAAGGGCAGTTGGCTCAGGGTCTGGCAGCTGGACAAGCAGCTGCAGGAACAGCGGGCGACCACCCAAAAGCTGGTCGCCCGCAACGCCGCCCTGGATGCAGAAGTGCGCGATCTGAAACAAGGCAGTGACGCGATCGAGGAAAGAGCTAGGAACGAGCTTGGCATGATCCGCAACGGCGAAGTGTTTTTCCAGTTGCTCGATCCAAGCAAGAACCCCTCCCGGGCGAGTCACCGATAA
- a CDS encoding GGDEF domain-containing protein, which yields MTTQNPIEVARETLKQLSTRKLLPTPENFERVYHELTQTPMGRDNKLAVLLLRALETLPQDNVQAKVTMTRLRQVLDENRWEQAPQLIIDFLRGIFSAQQLAQSWGQLIQNLIKSWDLRQPDLPQHHKQSTLERVLINFGNQPEELNQKLVALLQNWNASPSSRDLPPPEPLPALDGADEAASDASGSWQAWQRTLAFALKHGLEPRLSDYPDLVDGLESLLQELEGIADDPSLNVFMPKLRAFMIKLELQSQQEGRLATGLANLLKLMLDNVAELNRSDEYLLGQVGSLQEILSHEPLSMQQIYQLETSLKEVIRKQGMLKSSLDEAASSLRALLDRFVSRLALMTDSTDEFHGKIQAHSEKLKQMPNVDELGGIIGSLMEDTSIMQLDLTRSRDELVSAKEQVEAAEHRIRELETALEAASAKVKEDQLTGAYNRRGLAEYFQREIGRAERTAAPLSIALIDVDNFKQLNDRYGHLAGDDALKYLVDTIKHSLRPADIVARFGGEEFVILMPDTPETEAVQTVQRLQRELTKTFFLANNDKLLITFSAGVARWHLGEQESDVLERADHAMYQAKINGKNRVCSAEDMPG from the coding sequence ATGACGACACAGAACCCCATCGAAGTGGCAAGAGAAACGTTGAAGCAGCTATCGACGCGCAAGCTGCTTCCGACACCGGAAAACTTCGAGCGGGTCTACCATGAGTTGACGCAAACCCCGATGGGGCGCGACAACAAGCTGGCGGTGCTGCTGTTGCGGGCGCTGGAAACGCTGCCCCAGGACAATGTCCAGGCCAAGGTCACCATGACCCGCCTGCGCCAGGTGCTGGACGAAAACCGCTGGGAACAAGCGCCGCAGCTGATCATCGACTTCCTGCGCGGCATCTTCTCCGCCCAGCAACTGGCCCAGAGCTGGGGCCAGTTGATCCAGAACCTGATCAAGAGCTGGGACCTGCGCCAGCCGGACCTGCCCCAGCACCACAAGCAGAGCACGCTGGAACGCGTGCTGATCAACTTCGGCAACCAGCCGGAGGAGCTGAACCAGAAGCTGGTCGCCCTGCTGCAGAACTGGAACGCCTCGCCGTCCAGCCGCGATCTCCCCCCGCCCGAGCCGCTGCCCGCGCTTGACGGCGCCGACGAAGCCGCGAGCGACGCCTCCGGCAGCTGGCAGGCCTGGCAGCGCACCCTGGCTTTCGCCCTCAAGCACGGACTGGAACCGCGCCTGTCCGACTATCCCGACCTGGTGGATGGACTGGAGTCGCTGCTGCAGGAGCTGGAGGGCATCGCCGACGATCCCAGCCTGAACGTGTTCATGCCCAAGCTGCGGGCCTTCATGATCAAGCTGGAGCTGCAGTCGCAGCAGGAAGGGCGCCTGGCCACCGGCCTCGCCAACCTGCTGAAGCTGATGCTGGACAACGTCGCCGAGCTGAACCGCTCCGACGAATACCTGCTCGGCCAGGTCGGCTCCTTGCAGGAAATCCTGTCGCACGAGCCGCTGTCGATGCAGCAGATCTACCAGCTGGAAACCAGCCTGAAAGAGGTCATCCGCAAGCAGGGCATGTTGAAGAGCTCGCTGGACGAAGCCGCCAGCTCGCTGCGCGCATTGCTGGACCGCTTCGTCAGCCGGCTGGCGCTGATGACCGACAGCACCGACGAATTCCACGGCAAGATCCAGGCGCACAGCGAAAAGCTGAAACAGATGCCCAATGTGGACGAATTGGGCGGCATCATCGGCTCGCTGATGGAGGACACCTCCATCATGCAACTGGACCTGACCCGTTCCCGCGACGAACTGGTCTCCGCCAAGGAACAGGTGGAGGCGGCCGAACACCGCATCCGCGAACTGGAAACCGCGCTGGAAGCCGCCAGCGCCAAGGTGAAGGAAGACCAGCTGACCGGCGCCTACAACCGCCGCGGCCTGGCCGAATACTTCCAGCGCGAGATCGGCCGCGCCGAACGCACCGCCGCGCCGCTGTCCATCGCGCTGATCGACGTCGACAACTTCAAGCAGCTGAACGACCGCTACGGCCACCTGGCCGGCGACGACGCGTTGAAATACCTGGTGGACACCATCAAGCACAGCCTGCGCCCGGCCGACATCGTCGCCCGCTTCGGCGGCGAGGAGTTCGTGATCCTGATGCCGGACACGCCGGAGACCGAGGCGGTGCAGACCGTGCAGCGTCTGCAGCGCGAACTGACCAAGACCTTCTTCCTGGCCAATAACGACAAACTGTTGATCACCTTCAGCGCCGGCGTCGCCCGCTGGCATCTGGGCGAGCAGGAGTCCGACGTGCTGGAGCGCGCCGACCACGCGATGTACCAGGCCAAGATCAACGGCAAGAACCGCGTCTGCTCGGCCGAGGACATGCCCGGCTGA
- a CDS encoding RnfH family protein: MTEKLSVEVAYARPDRQWLVALTLPAGATALDAALASGILEACPELDRTALKLGVFGKAAKPDAALREHDRVEIYRPLLADPKEVRRQRAEAGKRMKKGG, from the coding sequence ATGACTGAAAAGCTGAGCGTGGAAGTGGCCTATGCCAGGCCGGACCGGCAGTGGCTGGTGGCGTTGACCCTGCCGGCGGGCGCGACGGCGCTGGACGCGGCGCTCGCGTCAGGCATTCTGGAGGCGTGTCCGGAGTTGGATCGGACCGCGTTGAAGCTGGGCGTGTTCGGCAAGGCCGCCAAGCCAGACGCCGCGCTGCGCGAGCATGACAGGGTGGAGATCTACCGCCCGCTGCTGGCCGATCCGAAAGAGGTGCGCAGACAGCGCGCCGAAGCCGGGAAGAGGATGAAAAAGGGCGGCTGA
- a CDS encoding type II toxin-antitoxin system RatA family toxin, producing MQHVEKSVLVAHTPAQMYALVDDIEHYSRFLPWCGKAEVLSRDGGQVVASLHIDYLKVRQQFTTRNHNVENESIKMELVEGPFELLEGLWHFKPLGEFGCKIEFSLRYQFSSRILEKLIGPVFGHISGTLVDAFIKEADRKYGDD from the coding sequence ATGCAGCATGTCGAAAAGAGCGTCCTGGTGGCGCACACGCCGGCGCAGATGTACGCGCTGGTGGACGATATCGAACATTACAGCCGCTTTCTGCCCTGGTGCGGCAAGGCCGAGGTGCTGTCGCGCGACGGCGGCCAGGTGGTGGCCAGCCTGCACATCGATTACCTGAAGGTGCGCCAGCAATTCACCACCCGCAACCACAACGTCGAGAACGAATCGATCAAGATGGAGCTGGTGGAAGGGCCGTTCGAGCTGCTGGAAGGGCTGTGGCACTTCAAGCCGCTGGGCGAGTTCGGCTGCAAGATCGAGTTCAGCCTGCGCTACCAGTTTTCCAGCCGCATTCTGGAGAAATTGATCGGTCCGGTGTTCGGCCATATCTCGGGCACGCTGGTGGATGCCTTCATCAAGGAAGCGGACAGGAAGTACGGCGATGACTGA
- the smpB gene encoding SsrA-binding protein SmpB: MSIIQNRKAFHDYFIEEKLEAGLVLEGWEVKAIRAGRVQLKESYVDWKNGAFWLIGCHITPLQSASTHVKPDPVRPRKLLMSQAEINRFIGKVERAGYTMMALDLHYTKGNVKAEVGLAKGKKLHDKRDTEKDREWQREKQRVMKNQRGAA; encoded by the coding sequence ATGAGCATCATCCAGAACCGCAAGGCTTTCCACGACTACTTCATCGAGGAAAAACTCGAGGCCGGGCTTGTGCTGGAAGGGTGGGAAGTCAAGGCGATCCGCGCCGGCCGCGTACAGCTGAAGGAAAGCTACGTCGACTGGAAGAACGGCGCCTTCTGGCTGATCGGCTGCCACATCACCCCGCTGCAGTCCGCCTCCACCCATGTCAAGCCGGACCCGGTGCGTCCGCGCAAGCTCCTGATGTCCCAGGCCGAGATCAACCGCTTCATCGGCAAGGTCGAACGCGCCGGCTACACCATGATGGCGCTGGACCTGCATTACACCAAGGGCAACGTCAAGGCCGAGGTCGGCCTGGCCAAGGGCAAGAAGCTGCACGACAAGCGCGACACTGAAAAAGACCGCGAATGGCAACGCGAAAAACAGCGCGTGATGAAGAACCAGCGGGGCGCGGCATGA
- the guaA gene encoding glutamine-hydrolyzing GMP synthase — translation MGMDKILILDFGSQVTQLIARRVREAHVYCELHSFDMPIEEIQAFAPKAIILSGGPNSVYESDYQADPKLFELGVPVLGICYGMQFMAQTLGGKVESGDKREFGYAQIKARHHSKLLEGLQDQIDDAGNGFLDVWMSHGDKVTQLPAGFQVIAETPSCPYAAMADEARGFYGVQFHPEVTHTKRGTEMIHRFVLHVAGCKPSWTMPNYIDEAVKKIREQVGDEEVILGLSGGVDSSVAAALIHRAIGDQLTCVFVDHGLLRLNEGKMVMEMFAQNLGVKVVHVQAEADFMAKLAGETDPEKKRKIIGAEFIEVFDRESGKLTNAKWLAQGTIYPDVIESAGAKTKKAHTIKSHHNVGGLPEDMNLKLLEPLRELFKDEVRQLGVALGLPHDMVYRHPFPGPGLGVRILGEVKKEYADLLRQADAIFIEELRNTVDEKTGKNWYELTSQAFAVFLPVKSVGVMGDGRTYDYVVALRAVVTSDFMTAHWAELPYSLLGRASNRIINEVRGINRVVYDVSGKPPATIEWE, via the coding sequence ATAGGCATGGACAAGATCCTCATTCTCGACTTCGGCTCCCAGGTCACCCAGCTGATCGCCCGCCGCGTACGCGAAGCTCACGTTTACTGTGAGCTTCATTCTTTCGACATGCCCATCGAAGAGATCCAGGCCTTCGCGCCCAAGGCCATCATCCTGTCCGGCGGCCCCAACTCGGTGTATGAATCCGACTACCAGGCCGATCCCAAGCTGTTCGAGCTGGGCGTGCCGGTGCTGGGCATCTGCTACGGCATGCAGTTCATGGCCCAGACCCTGGGCGGCAAGGTGGAAAGCGGCGACAAGCGCGAGTTCGGCTACGCCCAGATCAAGGCCCGCCACCACTCCAAGCTGCTGGAAGGCCTGCAGGACCAGATCGACGACGCCGGCAACGGCTTCCTCGACGTGTGGATGAGCCACGGCGACAAGGTGACCCAGCTTCCGGCCGGCTTCCAGGTGATCGCCGAGACCCCGTCCTGCCCGTACGCGGCGATGGCTGACGAAGCCCGCGGCTTCTACGGCGTGCAGTTCCACCCGGAAGTGACCCACACCAAGCGCGGCACCGAGATGATCCACCGCTTCGTGCTGCACGTGGCCGGCTGCAAGCCCAGCTGGACCATGCCCAACTACATCGACGAAGCGGTGAAGAAGATCCGCGAGCAAGTCGGCGACGAAGAAGTCATCCTCGGCCTGTCCGGCGGCGTGGACTCCTCGGTGGCCGCCGCGCTGATCCACCGCGCCATCGGCGACCAGCTGACCTGCGTCTTCGTCGACCACGGCCTGCTGCGCCTGAACGAAGGCAAGATGGTGATGGAAATGTTCGCCCAGAACCTGGGCGTCAAGGTGGTCCACGTGCAGGCCGAGGCCGACTTCATGGCCAAGCTGGCCGGCGAGACCGACCCGGAGAAGAAGCGCAAGATCATCGGCGCGGAATTCATCGAAGTGTTCGACCGCGAATCCGGCAAGCTGACCAACGCCAAGTGGCTGGCCCAGGGCACCATCTATCCGGACGTGATCGAATCGGCCGGCGCCAAGACCAAGAAGGCGCACACCATCAAGAGCCACCACAATGTGGGCGGCCTGCCGGAAGACATGAACCTGAAGCTCTTGGAGCCGCTGCGCGAGCTGTTCAAGGACGAAGTGCGCCAGCTGGGCGTAGCGCTCGGCCTGCCGCACGACATGGTCTACCGCCACCCGTTCCCGGGCCCGGGCCTGGGCGTGCGCATCCTCGGCGAAGTGAAGAAGGAATACGCGGATCTCTTGCGCCAGGCCGACGCCATCTTCATCGAAGAGCTGCGCAACACCGTGGACGAGAAGACCGGCAAAAACTGGTACGAGCTGACCAGCCAGGCCTTCGCCGTGTTCCTGCCGGTGAAGTCCGTCGGCGTGATGGGCGACGGCCGCACCTACGACTACGTGGTGGCATTGCGCGCCGTGGTGACCAGCGACTTCATGACCGCGCACTGGGCCGAGCTGCCGTACAGCCTGCTGGGCCGCGCCTCCAACCGCATCATCAACGAAGTCCGCGGCATCAACCGCGTGGTCTACGACGTCAGCGGCAAGCCGCCAGCGACCATCGAGTGGGAATAA